Proteins co-encoded in one Bremerella sp. TYQ1 genomic window:
- a CDS encoding GNAT family N-acetyltransferase, with protein MSSELIVQVPVFSDLANLAFALRREVFVTEQGVPEEDELDSFDLTADHYVAIQQGNVVATTRVIHKEEGAKLSRFAVRKSARGLGIGGRLLAFVLEDLKARGLTRVFMSAQSDKIGFYEKYGFHAYGDEYLECDIRHRMMKNWSD; from the coding sequence ATGTCTTCTGAATTGATTGTCCAAGTCCCCGTCTTCAGCGATCTCGCCAATCTGGCATTTGCACTTCGTCGCGAGGTATTTGTCACCGAGCAAGGGGTGCCAGAAGAAGATGAGTTGGACTCTTTCGATTTAACGGCGGATCATTACGTTGCCATTCAGCAAGGAAATGTCGTCGCGACGACGCGAGTCATTCACAAGGAAGAAGGGGCGAAGCTGTCGCGGTTCGCAGTTCGCAAGTCGGCACGAGGGCTAGGTATCGGCGGGCGATTGCTGGCGTTTGTCTTGGAAGACTTGAAGGCTCGGGGGCTTACAAGAGTTTTTATGTCGGCCCAGTCGGACAAGATCGGGTTCTACGAAAAATACGGCTTTCACGCGTATGGCGATGAGTATCTCGAATGCGATATCCGCCATCGGATGATGAAAAATTGGTCAGATTGA
- a CDS encoding thiamine phosphate synthase, with translation MTDPYQPTDGGLPPSMDISLWRTLDAAANRASEGLRVIEDFVRYGQNDRFLTSELKSLRHQLDSTLQKFDRIDAIRSRDTFGDVGTTVQGSLEQTRSSWSDLLTANFKRLQQALRSLEEHAKLVDPVAAASFEKGRYLTYSLEKMVMTTITASQQFAEPAIYVLADGRADGQLFDTFVAKLVEAEVDVIQLRDKQLDDRTLIARAELLRKRTSGTTTKMILNDRADIAKVTGADGVHVGQEELTVSQARAVLGPSRLIGVSTHSVDQARQAVRDGADYIGIGPTFPSGTKSFDAFPGVQLLQEVSNEITLPGFAIGGINLNNVVHVAEAGIRRIAVAGCVTNANDVGLSVQELRKKLSGT, from the coding sequence ATGACTGATCCTTACCAACCTACCGATGGCGGCTTACCGCCGTCGATGGACATTTCGCTCTGGCGAACTCTCGATGCCGCAGCGAATCGGGCCAGTGAAGGACTACGCGTCATCGAAGACTTTGTCCGTTATGGCCAGAACGACCGCTTCCTAACGTCTGAGTTAAAATCGCTGCGACACCAGTTGGACAGTACGCTGCAAAAGTTTGATCGAATCGACGCGATTCGTTCGCGAGACACCTTTGGCGATGTGGGAACAACCGTTCAAGGAAGTCTCGAACAGACTCGGTCCAGCTGGTCGGATTTGCTGACGGCCAACTTCAAACGTCTGCAACAAGCTCTACGAAGCTTGGAGGAGCATGCCAAGCTGGTCGATCCTGTTGCAGCCGCCTCGTTCGAGAAAGGACGTTACCTGACTTATTCGCTGGAAAAGATGGTGATGACGACGATCACCGCGAGTCAGCAGTTTGCCGAACCAGCCATCTACGTATTGGCTGACGGCCGGGCAGATGGACAGTTGTTCGACACTTTCGTGGCGAAGTTAGTCGAAGCGGAAGTCGATGTGATTCAACTCCGCGACAAGCAGCTGGACGATCGAACGTTGATCGCTAGAGCAGAACTGCTGCGGAAGAGAACGTCCGGCACGACTACCAAGATGATCCTGAACGATCGAGCCGACATTGCCAAAGTAACTGGCGCCGACGGCGTCCACGTCGGGCAGGAAGAGTTGACCGTTAGCCAAGCCAGAGCTGTGCTGGGGCCAAGCAGGCTGATAGGCGTCTCGACCCACAGCGTCGACCAGGCCCGGCAAGCTGTTCGCGACGGAGCCGACTACATCGGCATAGGCCCGACGTTTCCGAGCGGAACGAAATCGTTCGATGCATTCCCTGGCGTTCAGCTCCTCCAGGAAGTATCGAACGAGATAACCCTACCGGGGTTTGCGATCGGGGGAATCAATCTGAACAACGTCGTTCACGTTGCCGAAGCTGGTATCCGCCGCATCGCCGTTGCCGGATGTGTTACTAATGCAAATGACGTTGGTTTGAGTGTTCAGGAACTGAGGAAAAAGCTCTCGGGAACGTAG
- a CDS encoding M48 family metallopeptidase, which produces MLSTPWITCLWPGLSELWVRGRWTGLVWALGFTLLLNAALVSKGVWPELGNVWVRSGLWYLVLGFWLLNAGWMGFRIATGNWDAIDASIDQLYQIAQTAYLKGQWYQAEAVLLRLLRREPDDAEALLLLATLKRHTKQFDEARETLEKLERLDASRRWWFEIHREKQLLTDREEGETDAHVEASKSSTNNLGEQNAERGEPSLPEAA; this is translated from the coding sequence ATGCTATCAACGCCATGGATTACCTGCCTGTGGCCGGGGCTCAGTGAGCTTTGGGTACGCGGGCGCTGGACTGGACTGGTTTGGGCTCTAGGATTCACGCTGCTATTGAATGCGGCGTTGGTTTCCAAAGGAGTCTGGCCAGAGCTAGGAAACGTCTGGGTCCGTAGTGGACTCTGGTATTTAGTCCTTGGCTTCTGGCTATTGAATGCAGGATGGATGGGGTTCCGAATTGCTACTGGCAATTGGGATGCCATAGATGCCTCGATCGACCAGCTCTACCAAATCGCCCAGACTGCCTATTTAAAAGGTCAATGGTACCAAGCCGAGGCAGTATTACTACGGCTTCTACGGCGCGAGCCGGATGACGCGGAAGCGCTCCTACTATTAGCAACGCTCAAGCGGCATACGAAGCAATTTGACGAAGCGCGAGAGACGCTCGAAAAATTAGAGCGACTCGATGCTAGCCGACGTTGGTGGTTTGAAATCCACCGCGAAAAGCAGCTTCTGACCGATCGAGAAGAGGGGGAAACGGACGCCCACGTCGAAGCATCCAAGTCTTCGACAAACAACTTGGGTGAACAAAACGCGGAGAGAGGCGAACCCAGCCTACCGGAAGCCGCGTAA
- a CDS encoding ATP-dependent Clp protease ATP-binding subunit encodes MYERFTDRARKVMQLANQEAQRFNHEYIGTEHILLGLIKEGSGVAANVLKTLEVDLRKIRLEVEKLVQSGPDMVTMGKLPQTPRAKKVIEYSMEEARNLNHNYVGTEHILLGLLREQEGVAAQVLMNLGLKLEDVREEVLNLLGHGMEGDSSREGRGEPGSVAESGGNPGKGSKSKTPALDSFGRDLTELAKQGKLDPVIGRQREIERAIQVLCRRTKNNPVLLGEAGVGKTAIVEGFAQRVIDGDVPELLAEKRIVVLDLAMMVAGTKYRGQFEERIKAVMNEVRRAKNTILFIDELHTLVGAGGAEGAIDAANVLKPALARGEIQCIGATTLDEYRKYIEKDSALARRFQEIQVDPASKDETVEILKGLRDRYEEHHNVQITDDAVVAAAEYSDRYITGRCLPDKAIDVIDEAGARVRLRVMTRPPDLKEIDEEVETLNRKKEQAVADQDFEKAASLRDQADKLKKKKEDIVKEWQAKSRQKDGVVDEEVIAEVVSKMTGIPLTRMSTEDSMRLMQMEDVLHKKVISQDDAIKAISKAVRRSRSGLKDPKRPTGTFVFAGPTGVGKTLLAKALAEFMFGDADALIQIDMSEYMEKHNVSRLIGAPPGYVGYEEGGQLTEKIRRRPYAVVLLDEIEKAHPDVFNMLLQVMEEGRLTDSFGRNVDFRNVILIMTTNAGAGAIKNESAFGFQAPDEGAEYESMKVRVEEEIGKVFRPEFINRLDQVIIFHHLTKEDLKQVIDLELAKVRERLQERGYNLVLTDAAKELIIRRSHQSDKAQDFGARPLRRAIENSIEDPLSEELLKGEFQGMDTITVDAIANDEGKLTRLDFKGSLQEPEAEEAVGAGSGGEGGESSDEG; translated from the coding sequence ATGTACGAACGATTTACAGATCGTGCTCGGAAGGTGATGCAGCTGGCCAATCAAGAGGCCCAGCGGTTCAACCACGAATATATCGGTACCGAGCACATCCTTCTGGGCTTGATCAAAGAAGGTAGCGGCGTGGCAGCCAACGTGTTGAAAACGTTGGAAGTCGACCTGCGGAAAATTCGACTCGAAGTCGAAAAGCTGGTCCAATCCGGTCCCGACATGGTGACCATGGGCAAGCTTCCGCAAACGCCCCGAGCCAAGAAAGTCATCGAATACTCGATGGAAGAGGCTCGCAATCTCAACCATAACTACGTAGGCACCGAGCATATCTTGCTGGGTCTTCTGCGAGAACAAGAAGGCGTCGCCGCTCAAGTTCTGATGAACTTGGGTCTGAAGCTGGAAGATGTTCGCGAAGAAGTCCTCAATCTGCTTGGCCACGGCATGGAAGGCGACAGCAGTCGCGAAGGCCGCGGCGAACCAGGCAGTGTTGCCGAGTCGGGCGGAAACCCCGGCAAAGGCAGCAAAAGCAAGACGCCTGCTTTGGATAGCTTCGGTCGCGATCTGACCGAGCTCGCCAAGCAAGGCAAGCTTGATCCTGTGATCGGTCGCCAACGCGAAATCGAACGAGCCATTCAGGTTCTGTGCCGCCGTACCAAGAACAACCCAGTGCTGCTGGGGGAAGCTGGTGTCGGTAAGACGGCCATCGTCGAAGGATTCGCTCAACGCGTAATCGACGGTGACGTGCCGGAGTTGCTGGCAGAAAAGCGAATCGTGGTGCTCGACTTGGCCATGATGGTTGCTGGTACCAAGTACCGCGGTCAGTTTGAAGAACGTATCAAAGCAGTGATGAACGAAGTTCGTCGCGCTAAGAATACGATCCTCTTCATCGACGAGCTCCACACCCTCGTGGGTGCTGGTGGTGCTGAAGGTGCCATCGATGCCGCCAACGTTCTGAAGCCTGCTTTGGCTCGTGGCGAAATCCAGTGTATCGGTGCGACCACACTCGACGAGTACCGCAAGTACATCGAAAAGGACAGCGCTCTCGCTCGACGTTTCCAGGAAATTCAGGTCGATCCGGCCTCGAAGGACGAAACCGTCGAGATCCTCAAGGGACTGCGAGATCGCTACGAAGAACACCATAACGTTCAGATCACTGACGACGCCGTTGTGGCGGCCGCCGAGTATTCGGACCGTTACATCACCGGACGTTGCCTGCCAGACAAGGCCATCGACGTGATCGACGAAGCGGGTGCCCGCGTGCGTCTTCGCGTCATGACTCGTCCGCCAGATCTCAAAGAGATCGACGAAGAAGTCGAAACGCTGAACCGCAAGAAGGAACAAGCAGTCGCCGATCAAGACTTCGAAAAGGCGGCTTCCCTGCGCGATCAGGCTGACAAGCTGAAAAAGAAGAAGGAAGACATCGTCAAAGAATGGCAGGCCAAGAGCCGCCAAAAAGATGGCGTTGTCGACGAAGAAGTGATCGCCGAAGTCGTCAGCAAGATGACCGGCATTCCGCTGACTCGTATGTCGACCGAAGACAGCATGCGGCTCATGCAGATGGAAGACGTTCTGCACAAGAAGGTCATCAGCCAGGACGACGCCATCAAAGCGATCTCCAAAGCTGTCCGTCGTAGCCGTAGCGGTTTGAAAGATCCGAAGCGTCCAACAGGTACGTTTGTCTTCGCCGGTCCGACAGGGGTTGGTAAGACATTGCTTGCCAAGGCTTTGGCCGAATTCATGTTCGGTGACGCCGACGCCCTGATTCAAATCGACATGTCCGAATACATGGAGAAGCACAACGTCAGTCGTCTGATCGGTGCCCCTCCAGGCTATGTCGGCTACGAAGAAGGTGGTCAGCTGACCGAGAAGATTCGCCGTCGTCCTTACGCGGTCGTGCTGCTCGACGAAATCGAGAAGGCTCACCCGGACGTCTTCAACATGCTTCTCCAAGTAATGGAAGAAGGCCGCCTGACCGATAGCTTCGGTCGAAACGTCGACTTCCGAAACGTAATCTTGATCATGACCACCAATGCTGGTGCCGGCGCGATCAAGAACGAATCAGCCTTCGGTTTCCAAGCTCCTGACGAAGGTGCGGAATACGAAAGCATGAAGGTTCGCGTGGAAGAAGAAATCGGCAAGGTCTTCCGACCTGAATTTATCAACCGCTTGGACCAGGTCATCATCTTCCATCACCTGACGAAGGAAGACTTGAAGCAAGTCATCGACTTGGAGCTGGCCAAAGTCCGCGAACGTCTGCAGGAACGTGGTTACAACCTTGTTTTGACCGACGCCGCGAAAGAATTGATCATCCGCCGCAGCCACCAGTCGGACAAAGCCCAAGACTTTGGTGCTCGTCCACTGCGTCGTGCGATTGAAAACTCGATCGAAGATCCACTGTCCGAAGAACTGCTCAAGGGCGAGTTCCAAGGCATGGACACCATCACGGTCGATGCCATCGCCAACGACGAAGGTAAACTGACTCGCTTGGACTTCAAGGGCTCGCTTCAAGAGCCAGAAGCCGAAGAAGCAGTCGGAGCCGGCAGCGGCGGCGAAGGTGGCGAATCAAGCGACGAAGGCTAA
- a CDS encoding carbohydrate porin — protein MRGTFSKFLLATSFTFVAATMADAQKQATFPESVFSGEDAYNSAVQPTSYYDTYDGSCGVACGDLVPSCGGGCLNASHDSLWTRGQLTGDWYGHRSCLADCGITVQGALTQFYQGPASGGNEQVFRYGDKLDLYVNVDTGKLGLWEGGQLTMHAVDWQLGQNAILDATGLSPVNLAMLTPKANDPTFAMTSLQYTQAISGGFALTAGRINMLDLWATFYPEYGLGVDGFMNMSMMMPMSVVPSLPLVTNGAGIIKAGERGVEGALLVFESQQTPTTVGLDFENGVTIVGAARKYTDFWGLPGSHTLVGVYATGEYTSYDTSGWIVVPGGGVRPDAKQGTWVAGYLGQQQLWADACNPKRHTSLFGYIGFSDPDNSPFQFTTSISIEKFGPFASRPNDRAGIGYFYNGLNSDFQNTFSLLAPIDDLHGGEVYYNAEIVPWFHLTTDLQVIQPGIVANDTAVVLGLRGKMEF, from the coding sequence ATGCGCGGAACTTTCAGCAAGTTCTTGTTGGCGACGTCGTTCACATTTGTCGCGGCTACGATGGCCGATGCGCAGAAGCAAGCCACTTTTCCCGAGTCTGTTTTTTCCGGGGAAGACGCGTATAACTCCGCCGTTCAGCCGACGTCTTACTACGATACCTACGACGGTTCCTGCGGCGTCGCATGTGGTGATTTAGTGCCAAGCTGCGGCGGAGGCTGTCTTAACGCTTCGCATGACTCTCTTTGGACGCGTGGCCAATTGACCGGCGATTGGTATGGGCACCGGAGTTGTCTGGCCGATTGCGGTATTACTGTTCAAGGGGCACTGACGCAGTTCTATCAAGGACCGGCCAGTGGCGGAAATGAACAAGTGTTTCGTTACGGCGATAAGCTTGATCTTTACGTCAACGTTGACACGGGAAAACTTGGTCTCTGGGAAGGAGGCCAGCTCACGATGCATGCCGTGGACTGGCAGCTCGGGCAGAACGCGATTCTCGATGCAACAGGGCTTTCCCCGGTGAATTTGGCGATGCTAACGCCGAAAGCAAACGACCCTACATTTGCAATGACGAGTCTGCAATATACGCAGGCCATCAGTGGCGGATTTGCCCTCACCGCAGGTCGAATCAATATGCTCGATCTATGGGCGACTTTCTATCCGGAATATGGTTTGGGCGTGGATGGCTTCATGAACATGTCGATGATGATGCCGATGAGCGTCGTTCCGAGCTTGCCCTTGGTGACCAACGGAGCTGGGATTATCAAAGCGGGAGAGCGTGGCGTGGAGGGCGCGTTGCTCGTCTTCGAGAGTCAACAAACTCCGACCACGGTAGGCCTCGATTTTGAAAACGGCGTGACGATTGTTGGTGCCGCTCGTAAGTACACTGATTTCTGGGGATTGCCTGGTTCACATACGCTGGTCGGCGTTTATGCAACCGGCGAATATACTTCGTACGATACTTCGGGCTGGATTGTCGTGCCTGGCGGTGGTGTTCGTCCTGACGCGAAGCAAGGAACTTGGGTCGCCGGGTACCTTGGTCAACAACAACTTTGGGCAGATGCCTGCAATCCCAAGCGGCACACCAGTTTGTTTGGCTACATTGGCTTTTCAGACCCTGACAACAGCCCGTTTCAGTTCACCACGAGCATCTCGATCGAGAAGTTCGGTCCGTTTGCCTCCCGTCCAAACGACCGAGCCGGGATCGGTTACTTTTACAACGGTTTGAACTCGGACTTCCAGAACACGTTCAGTCTGCTTGCTCCGATCGACGATCTGCATGGCGGCGAAGTTTATTACAACGCCGAAATCGTTCCATGGTTCCACCTGACAACCGACTTGCAAGTAATCCAGCCTGGGATCGTCGCCAACGATACGGCCGTCGTCCTGGGGCTTCGTGGAAAGATGGAGTTCTAG
- a CDS encoding DUF4236 domain-containing protein produces the protein MGFSFRKSYTFGPLRINLSKTGVGFSFGVKGLRAGYSANGRKYVSASVPGTGARYYKSTKSLSGLWNEWFGGDEDETEAPQKKPSKPLKKKESFW, from the coding sequence ATGGGTTTTTCATTTCGCAAGTCGTATACCTTCGGTCCGCTCCGCATCAACTTAAGTAAGACAGGCGTCGGGTTCTCGTTTGGAGTCAAAGGACTGAGGGCAGGGTACAGTGCCAATGGGCGGAAGTATGTCTCGGCAAGTGTTCCAGGGACGGGGGCTCGGTACTATAAATCGACCAAGTCCCTATCGGGCTTATGGAACGAGTGGTTTGGCGGCGATGAAGACGAGACAGAAGCCCCGCAGAAGAAGCCCAGCAAGCCGCTGAAGAAGAAAGAATCGTTCTGGTAA